The Phoenix dactylifera cultivar Barhee BC4 chromosome 9, palm_55x_up_171113_PBpolish2nd_filt_p, whole genome shotgun sequence genome window below encodes:
- the LOC103700793 gene encoding myosin-11-like isoform X3, with amino-acid sequence MTDELGAETHNLAQQLAVELASGEQLTREVLILKLECSKLKNDLEEIKSVRVKQQIPERRSHFPLKMTYDLVDTSFDDKLGDNVLSADQDCMFHNLQVQWLQDMLIIEGKVREIQNKACLGYCGSDFDLHGDFEVLECVLHNLKQSILKGLGLERSCSDFHYPEVMVHGISVSHQVFHEHEPLRNNPAAANKMEEKMSELLQKLEDSKTEKENLTKKMDQMGCYYEAFIQELEVNHNQALKELESLRNEHSSCLYTISILRGRIGEMNEQLMRFAEHENSLESHSKELERRAIASETALKRVRQNYSVAVDRLQKDLELLSSQVLSMYETNENLAKQAFRDAPQLFYKHYPEENSEEARSCTNKDHVLTSFHQEQCKPVFPRMQAETGSTKADLESSQMHNGASEHIIYKIESEVSQRGMPTNVEVQPKDEAYVNGFASENFGHDTSEHDIIQVKKDLVFCSDLSPETKRNKELPERSICQKSKHDSQLSDDAEPVQTCSETGDNQLDDSNDLEKMGPSIHKLKDLLLETEVELLEMHMHNMHWKVFSDVLQETLCDVYDGIRHLKDKMVELVQQLEHSTAMNESLMLKLANALNDARIAREDEAKCVCKCNDLSMKNQILEAKLEDVSEELLAQKIAENEKLILEYRAYESKSKAFAEERKKFQNLLKEESLQKSSLQSAISSMIDDFKALKEAFDQQSSANVDLQKTVTYLQEKLANLVTNLIHCNEKISGSAFDGITLQQDLENKNYFAVFICFEQFQKEACEKILQFLQEKKEMEEQRDIAKLSLHKTESQMLQMKQMFESDLEEITKKLDFSNTLVEKLQPELQNVAEKLKISSEAEEKNASKNRELSSKLAVLEIELQHATDENRDLAQQQLLVFGSVNGELQRTKISLMDCMQEKRALMMSIQSGNEASTQIENELRSLKETLQCTHQDLQIERGLREEFEVAVTNLTSQLMEKDQQLLSFEEQKSELGHLRKRVSDIETTNVGLQHLLLQNEENQRKVEDENLFLHLKVSDAENHLEAMLENSLAAELKVTYMRSQFHTRMQDLVGHLKALERDRQELHLKHTDAKVLLERHIASKAQLADENARLSAALQSLKSEFATIVCEKEGLVDYINKYRAICTEDADKKARAATMEVENLERQKYKDEIWQLKNMLVNFEEEMDDLKFSRCELEIMDIILRSKWDEQQSRISLLEEFVHELGKLREQNNECSYKLSEQILKTEEFKNLSIHLRELKDEADPECHQAREKRETEGSTFAIQESLRIAFIKEQYESKLQELRNQLYISKKYAEEMLLKLENALNEVENRKKNEFALAKRIEELSKKILDLETELQTVLTDRKELDKTYDRMKAELECTMLTLDCCKEKKLKLEASLQECNEERTKIRIELGLVKQFLENMTSTEDFQTLGDHKSVIPNVASIGQLLGDSSSGSGLSAVYQETQNSIGICSGKDTATAATMDPLYNVDRDKLLTMGCMLSSCGDLEDVQPTCINENLHLTHQLISQSLQLENLKNENLSSFLPLEDHHFDPSLQCLRSELSQLEMANEHLGGIFPSFKELPGSGNALERVLALEIELAEELQLKEKSDIRFQSSFLKQQNDKAAICQSFRDINELIHDMLELKQRHVAVETELKEMQGSILAA; translated from the exons ATGACTGATGAATTAGGTGCTGAAACACACAACTTGGCCCAGCAGCTTGCAGTTGAGCTTGCTTCGGGAGAACAACTGACTAGAgaagttttgatattaaaattGGAGTGTTCAAAGCTTAAAAATGACCTTGAAGAAATAAAATCTGTTAGAGTCAAGCAGCAAATTCCTGAAAGGAGAAGTCATTTTCCTCTAAAGATGACATATGACTTGGTAGATACTTCATTTGATGACAAGCTTGGGGATAATGTTCTTTCTGCGGATCAGGACTGCATGTTTCATAATTTGCAGGTCCAATGGCTCCAGGATATGTTGATTATTGAGGGCAAAGTTCGAGAAATTCAAAACAAGGCTTGCCTCGGATACTGTGGAAGTGATTTTGATCTTCATGGtgattttgaggttcttgaatgtGTTCTCCATAATCTTAAGCAAAGTATTCTTAAAGGACTGGGTTTGGAAAGATCTTGCAGTGACTTTCATTATCCAGAAGTTATGGTTCATGGTATTAGTGTTTCTCACCAAGTATTTCACGAGCATGAGCCTCTCAGGAACAATCCAGCTGCTGCAAACAAGATGGAGGAGAAAATGAGTGAACTCTTACAGAAACTGGAGGACTCCAAAACTGAGAAGGAAAATCTCACCAAAAAAATGGACCAGATGGGTTGCTACTATGAAGCATTTATTCAGGAACTTGAGGTTAATCACAATCAAGCACTTAAGGAGTTGGAAAGCCTTAGAAATGAACATTCTTCTTGTCTTTATACAATCTCTATTCTCCGAGGTCGGATTGGAGAAATGAATGAACAGTTGATGAGGTTTGCTGAACATGAGAATAGCTTAGAATCTCATAGCAAGGAGCTTGAGAGAAGGGCTATTGCTTCAGAAACTGCACTGAAAAGGGTCCGTCAGAACTACTCTGTGGCAGTTGATCGTCTACAGAAAGACCTTGAATTACTCTCTTCCCAGGTTTTGTCCATGTATGAGACAAATGAAAACCTTGCAAAGCAAGCTTTCAGAGATGCTCCCCAACTCTTTTACAAGCATTACcctgaagaaaattcagaagaggCACGCTCATGCACGAACAAGGATCATGTCTTGACTTCATTTCATCAAGAACAGTGCAAGCCAGTTTTTCCTAGAATGCAGGCAGAAACTGGTTCTACAAAAGCCGACCTTGAATCATCTCAAATGCACAATGGTGCATCAGAGCATATCATTTACAAAATAGAGAGCGAAGTCTCTCAGAGAGGCATGCCCACAAATGTCGAAGTGCAACCCAAGGATGAAGCATATGTAAATGGATTTGCATCAGAGAATTTTGGGCATGATACTTCAGAACATGATATTATTCAGGTGAAGAAAGATCTTGTATTTTGCAGCGATCTATCTCCAGAGACTAAGAGAAACAAAGAACTTCCTGAAAGATCCATCTGTCAAAAGTCTAAGCATGATTCTCAACTATCTGATGATGCTGAACCAGTTCAGACTTGTAGTGAAACAGGTGACAACCAATTGGATGATTCAAATGACCTAGAAAAGATGGGACCATCAATTCATAAGCTTAAAGACCTCCTCTTAGAAACAGAAGTTGAACTCTTGGAAATGCATATGCATAACATGCATTGGAAAGTTTTCTCAGATGTTTTACAGGAAACTCTTTGTGATGTATATGATGGGATTAGGCACTTGAAGGACAAGATGGTCGAACTTGTACAGCAACTAGAACATTCGACTGCTATGAATGAATCCTTGATGCTAAAGTTGGCAAATGCCTTAAATGATGCCAGAATAGCGAGGGAGGATGAAGCTAAATGTGTCTGTAAATGTAATGATCTGTCAATGAAAAATCAAATCTTGGAAGCAAAATTGGAAGATGTCTCAGAAGAGCTTCTTGCTCAAAAAATTGCAGAGAATGAAAAATTGATTCTGGAGTACAGAGCTTATGAAAGTAAATCTAAGGCTTTTgctgaagaaaggaagaaatttCAAAACTTGCTAAAAGAGGAAAGCCTGCAAAAAAGCAGTCTTCAGAGTGCAATTAGCTCTATGATTGATGACTTTAAAGCATTGAAGGAAGCATTTGATCAGCAGTCCTCTGCAAATGTTGATCTGCAGAAAACTGTTACTTATCTTCAAGAGAAATTGGCGAATTTAGTCACAAATTTGATTCATTGCAATGAGAAAATCAGTGGCTCAGCTTTTGATGGCATAACTCTACAACAAGATTTGGAAAACAAGAATTACTTTGCTGTCTTCATATGCTTTGAACAGTTCCAGAAAGAAGCATGTGAGAAAATACTCCAGTTTCTTcaggagaagaaagagatggaagAACAAAGAGATATTGCTAAACTTTCACTGCACAAGACGGAATCACAAATGCTTCAAATGAAGCAGATGTTTGAATCTGACTTAGAAGAGATAACAAAGAAGCTAGATTTTTCCAACACACTTGTAGAGAAGCTTCAGCCCGAATTGCAAAATGTTGCAGAGAAGCTAAAGATTAGCTCagaagcagaagaaaaaaaTGCATCAAAAAATAGAGAGTTGTCCTCAAAACTTGCAGTTCTGGAAATTGAACTACAACATGCTACTGATGAGAACAGGGATCTTGCTCAGCAGCAGCTGCTGGTATTTGGGAGTGTCAACGGGGAACTTCAAAGGACTAAAATCAGTCTTATGGATTGCATGCAGGAAAAAAGAGCATTGATGATGTCTATACAGTCTGGAAATGAGGCATCCACCCAGATAGAAAATGAGCTTAGAAGTCTAAAAGAAACCTTGCAATGTACTCATCAAGATCTGCAGATTGAAAGAGGATTGAGAGAGGAATTTGAGGTCGCAGTTACAAATCTTACGTCGCAACTGATGGAGAAAGATCAACAGTTGCTATCTTTTGAAGAACAAAAATCTGAATTGGGCCATCTCAGGAAAAGGGTTTCAGATATAGAAACAACAAATGTTGGATTGCAGCATCTTCTGTTGCAGAATGAAGAAAACCAAAGAAAAGTAGAGGATGAGAATTTGTTTCTTCACCTTAAAGTTTCCGACGCGGAAAATCACTTGGAAGCTATGCTTGAAAACTCATTAGCTGCTGAACTTAAAGTTACATATATGAGAAGTCAATTCCACACCAGGATGCAGGATCTTGTTGGCCACCTCAAGGCATTGGAGAGGGACCGTCAAGAGCTTCATTTAAAGCATACAGATGCTAAAGTCTTGCTTGAAAGACATATAGCTAGTAAAGCACAATTAGCTGATGAAAATGCAAGACTATCAGCAGCTCTGCAGTCATTGAAATCTGAATTTGCAACTATAGTTTGTGAAAAAGAAGGCCTTGTGGATTACATAAACAAATACAGGGCAATATGTACTGAAGATGCAGATAAGAAGGCTAGAGCGGCAACTATGGAAGTTGAGAATCTAGAAAGGCAAAAGTACAAAGATGAAATTTGGCAGCTGAAAAATATGCTGGTCAATTTTGAAGAAGAGATGGATGATTTGAAATTCTCTAGATGCGAGCTAGAAATTATGGATATAATACTCAGATCCAAATGGGATGAACAGCAAAGTCGAATATCATTGCTTGAGGAATTTGTTCATGAGTTGGGGAAGTTGAGAGAGCAAAACAATGAGTGTAGTTACAAACTCTCTGAACAAATTTTGAAGACAGAAGAATTTAAGAACCTTTCTATCCATCTTAGAGAACTCAAAGATGAAGCAGATCCTGAGTGTCATCAAGCTCGTGAAAAAAGAGAGACAGAGGGATCAACATTTGCCATTCAAGAATCACTGAGAATTGCTTTTATCAAGGAGCAATATGAATCTAAGCTTCAAGAGCTAAGAAATCAACTGTACATCTCTAAAAAATATGCAGAAGAAATGCTATTGAAATTGGAAAATGCTCTTAATGAAGttgaaaacagaaagaaaaatgagtttGCCCTTGCAAAGAGAATTGAAGAGCTGTCAAAGAAAATCTTGGACTTGGAGACTGAGCTACAGACAGTTCTGACAGATAGAAAAGAATTAGACAAAACTTATGACAGAATGAAGGCTGAACTGGAGTGTACTATGTTAACTCTCGACTGCTGCAAGGAAAAAAAGCTTAAGCTTGAAGCTTCCTTGCAAGAGTGCAATgaggaaaggacaaaaatcagAATTGAACTCGGCTTGGTGAAACAATTTTTAGAGAATATGACATCAACAGAAGATTTCCAGACACTAGGAGACCATAAATCTGTTATTCCCAATGTTGCATCAATTGGGCAACTTTTGGGAGATAGCAGTTCTGGTTCTGGTTTATCAGCTGTCTACCAAGAGACACAAAATTCAATAGGTATCTGTTCTGGAAAAGATACTGCAACTGCCGCTACTATGGATCCATTATATAATGTAGACAGAGACAAACTCCTGACCATGGGTTGCATGTTGAGCTCATGCGGAGATTTGGAAGATGTACAACCAACATGCATCAATGAAAACTTACATCTGACTCATCAATTAATCTCACAGTCCTTGCag CTGGAAAATCTGAAGAATGAGAATttgtcttcttttcttccaCTAGAAGATCATCATTTTGATCCATCCCTTCAGTGTTTACGAAGTGAATTATCACAGCTAGAGATG GCAAATGAACATTTGGGAGGCATTTTCCCTTCATTTAAAGAACTTCCTGGCAGTGGCAATGCATTGGAGAGGGTTCTTGCATTGGAAATTGAGCTTGCAGAAGAATTGCAATTAAAGGAAAAATCAGACATTCGCTTTCAGAG CTCATTCTTGAAGCAACAAAATGATAAAGCAGCAATATGCCAGAGCTTCAGAGACATCAATGAACTAATACATGACATGCTTGAGTTGAAGCAGAGGCATGTTGCTGTAGAAACTGAGCTGAAAGAAATGCAGGGGTCGATACTCGCAGCTTAG